From Myripristis murdjan chromosome 13, fMyrMur1.1, whole genome shotgun sequence:
TTTGGAAGTAAAAACCTGCCTATTTGTTCTCTCACTAATGTGTTAATCctgactgtgctgtgaaggCCAAAGGATCTGCCGCCTTGGGACAGAGCGCCCATGTTACAAGGTGTCCTACATCCAGGACAGCAGGCGCAGGCTGACCTTTGAGGATGCCCGGCAGGCCTGCAAGTTGGATGGCGGCGAGCTGCTGAGCATCGAGACAGAGAGCGAACAGCGACTGGTGGAAAGGTTCATACAACAGCTGCAGCCTGGAGATGGAGATTTCTGGATTGGGCTCCGACGCAGCCCGCAGCGCTTCAGGGCAGGGAGCAACAGCCCAGGCTGCCCCTCACAGTATTACTGGCTGGATGGCAGCAAGGCCAAGTTCAGGTCTCATTTTATACTCCTTATGCATTTAAAACGTTTTTCTCGCTTTAGCTGTCAGGATGCCTCGGTGATGTCAGTGATGCAAATGGTCTAAAGGAAGGaaggcagaaaacacaaacaaagcatggTAAACTATTGGGGAAAATGTCTCTTAAAGGCCTCTGCCAGTTTTTTAATAGATGACTGGATTAATGGATGCTTGATTGGGAATAATGGAGCATGCACAAATATGGGAATGAGCCACTGAAATGACTCATTCAGTGTAATATACTGATGTAATTGGTCTTGTTTAGACTTGATTAGATTATTAAGTTGTTCACCTCTTTTAACATAGGAACTGGCATTGGGATGAGCCATCTTGTGGCGGTGAGATGTGCGTGGTTCTGTACCACCAGCCGTCTGCACCGCCTGACGAAGAAGGCCATTTCCTGTTCCAGTGGAATGATGACAACTGCAACTCCAAGAACAACTATGTCTGCAAATACCCAGAAGGTGAGCCAGTGGACAGACCCTGTGCTGTTGTACCTGGCTGTTCTGCCCGGGAAGTCATCAGCTTtagcacattttgttttgttatgttcaGGAACCCATTTATTTGTAATGGCACAAAATCTTCTTTTCATTATTGCAAGAGCATTACTCAAGTGTAGCAATTCCTTTTACTAATGCAACTTTACCTTCAGTAGACTGGCactgcaaaatggaaaaagtcGATTGTGAGTCGATTGTGAGTAAatttctgcagctttttttttttttttttttttttttatcaaggcCAGAGAGTGAGCCTGCAGCACTTAATTAGTTGCCTGACTaaaaaccttttcctgacccCAAAATAACTGTCTTAACTACTTTTAAAGGAGCCCTCAGCTCTACTGTTTAATAACATCTTTATAGTCCTTTTGGGGACTTTTTAAGCAGGTCTCTTTATTGCCCACACAACCTACCAAAGCATCTAAGCACTGGGGAGTTTGTCGCTGTTGTCAGAAATGACCACATTTTTATCTCCCTgttgtatgtatatttttttctgttttgcagatCTATAGCTGCTTTTAAATCCTTCCTGTTacagttcatttcatttaagCAACTTCGACTCTGTGATGCATCTTTTAATCCATTTacaaaatgtactgtatatgtaaaGTTTTAATGACTGAATAAGACTAATTTATTCTATCCCTCTTTTGCAGAAAAAATACCAGCAGTCACTGAGGCAGTGAATACACGACGCACAGGTACTATTTGTTGttaaccacacacatacaaactgtCACTGGATGTGAGCATTTTATCTCTGTGGGATATACATAGCAAGCTCGTGCTTGTCTTTGACCGTCACGCTCATGGTTATCTCAAGgatttgtcatttgtttatACTTGGACCAAGGAGAGTCGcacaaaaccatgacatcaCTGCTCTTTATCACCGTCTCTCAGTGCCTCAGCTCTCTGTGTCCGTCTGTGTGAAGGAAGACCTCTAGTGGCCAAAATCAATCAAGGCCCTGGAAGTTACACAGCACTAacttatggaaaaatatgtatatttttcattttgcccaGTTTAAATTCTTAAAACCGAATCATCCATAATGAACTATCGTATGGACTTGTCTGCAGATAAAATGCAACATGTTTGCAACCTGAATAGAATGTATTTAGAAAGTGTATTTAGAAAAGCAGATCAAAACATAATCAACACTCCCATTCACATAAATTCTCAAATAATTTGTTGTTGCATCATGTTTAAACAAGGTACAAGGTTTAAACAAGGAGGTTCAGTCAACTGTGCACAAtctatataatttatttttatttcccctgCTGTTTTGTGTGATATTTCTCTTGGTGAGACCAATCAATCAGTTCAAAAATGGAATTTTTGGATGAATGAGGTTCTTCTATATATAAAGGAAACAGCTAAGTCCTTTTGTTTTGGACAATATTCGTTTGAtgaatcatttcatttctcaaTGTTCCAGTTCCATCACTGAGGCCAAACCTATTGTCAACGACAGAAACGGATGAGAAGATAAAAATAGGGCTACCTGAATCATCaggtaagaagaaaaaaacaactgttgtcATGCACATTTTGTGCTGGATAATTAGGCCCTGTAATGCCCTGTGTGTCCCCAGTGTAAGGGctaaaaatgaatgtttaaaTCTATAACACAATCATAAACCatctattaagaaaaaaaatggggagaTTAAGTGAAGTAATGcaagtgatgtgtttttctttgcagtgtCTTTCTCAGACAACACCCTGTATGTCTCCTACATCCTTTGTGCAACGATTCCTgttctgctcctgctgcttttTGTAGCGACCGGCTTCTTCTGCTACAAACAGGTCACGAAGAGGTAAAAGCAAGAGGCAAAAGACTAAATACCGTGCTATCTATTGTAATCCAAACTATAAAACAATGCGGCTGTTTAGCAGATAGATCTTGATTATCAAGATGGCTTTCTGGATACAGCTTAATTCAAGTGTCAGTCTGAGAAGCAATTTTAGTAGAGATTTTGTCAGAGGAGGCTCTGTGTAAATCTTGATAATGGGGCTTTTAATGTGTCCATGGAATTACAGAAGACATATGTCATCTCAGAAATGGGACAacagagatttttattttatggttaTGGGCTATCAGTACATTACACTGAAGCAGCCCTTCACTTAGTATTTGCAGAAACAATCAAAAAGATGATTCTTGGCTTATTTTAGCACAGAGTTCTCTCTTGGGCATAATCTTTTATTAAGTTTTGCAGTAGATCATCTCCTTAGAAATCTTAATGGTTTGAAACAATGTGTAGCAGCTCAGAATTTATGTGGCCTGTATTGTGTGATAAAAATGACAGTGACATAATGACAAAATTAACGTTTTAACAGCTTTCACCATTATCTTGCTTTTCATTTCCATCTAAAACAAGACGTTTGCTGTCATTCACATTtaggaggaagacagacagcGAGAGCTACCGAAGTGGACCTGGGCCGTGGATGTCAACAGCAGCGCCTCCTTGCACCACACAGGGACCTTATGCCTTCAGTGACATTACCAAACTGCATCACACAGTCCTGGGCAGCAGTGTGCCAGCAGCCATCAAAGCGAAGCACTATGTTTCCTCCCAGGACACCCAGTGTGATGATTATGAGAATGTGTCATGCCCGGAAAGAGAGAGTGGTTTTGTGACCAATGACATCTATGAGACCTGCAGAAACCAGAGCCGGCACTGCCACAGTCAGACCGGTTGGGTGGAAAATGAGATCTACGGATAATGCTGCTGATgctttgctggtgtgtgtgtgagtctcagCTTCTGTTTTACCAGCTAAACCAATACGATGCAGCTGGATAGCAGACTGTTGTGTTCTCcatccttttctccttttgtaCTCTTCTGGATAGTTGTATGGTGCAGGAACACTAAACCCATGCATGTTTCAGCCTGGACTTTGGTTACTTGCACACGGATCTATTTCCTGTGTGGATTCAGCATTGCACCTTGAGCATCCCCTGTCTGAAGCTCAGCTGAAGTAAAGCTGAGCCTTTTAAAGTCTGGAAGGCTTTTAAGTCAGGTTAATACTTAAAGTATAGCCGCTAAGTATATGTTTGGGCTGTTAGAACACATGTTTTTGTTCCATGCTACTTGAATCCAAATCTTCATATTACTACGTACTTCCTAGACATGATGTAACTTGACAATAACACTAGGGCTTTGGCCACCAAATAAGCATAAACAGGCTAATTCAGTTTGGTGGAGCAGCAGTGGCCCTATATTTGGCATGGCGGATTGCACATTTAACCATGGGAACAGTCGTAAGTTTTCATGGCTCAGGCAAGGTTACTCATCTTGTAAACAATAAGAAGTTAACTGCTCAGCCCTTTTTACAATCACGTCACCAGACGATACGAGACACAAGGACAAACAGATCCTGCTGGCTCTCTATTGCCATGGAAGTGTGCAATTCAGGGTCTGACCCTTTCTTTATATCTACAAAGCAGGGTCAGCATGGTGTCACCCATGTGGGAAGCTTCCTGTTTGGGAGCTGATGTCAGGGAACAGGACAGTATATGCGGAAACATTGATGACAGAACACCAGCGACCCCAGCAAACCTCAAAGCTGTGGGCTTTCCCGACTCCACCTGACAGCATGAGAGTCTGCCCTCGCACTGTTATGAAACTACACACAGAGACTTCTTGGGAGTGTCCGTTTTGAATATGACATGGATCCATCCACCACAATTCTGCCCATATGCTTTTTTAAAGGCATAATCCCTGTTTTATAAACCTCTAAAATTATCCCTGATGTTCTGAGCTGAGTACAAGTGTCCATGTTATTTCACAATTTACTGAGTGGGCGGTGGGTTGGTGTCATGGAAAAGCATAGCAGGCCCAGTAAGGAGAGGCTGAGTGAGTGTGTTCTTGGAGGATGTAAGACAGGAAATACCAAAAGCACATCTGGAACTCTTACATTCAGGAAGTCTATGCGTGACAGTGGAGGCCTTCGGAGCGCTGGCCTGCCTGCCCGCTCAGCGCTCCCCCAGCTCTCTGTGTTACAGACTGTCACTGCACGAGCTGAGGAGAACAATTGCtggacatgaatgcagcatcaggtttcaaataaaaaaaaagggggttacaaataaagtttggtTACAAAACATTGTACTTGCATTCCTTACTGAGAAACATGGGTCCATGTAAgcaccagtgtgtgtatgtgtgtgtgtgtgtttgtgtggcggTGATGGTGGTGGGCGGTGTAACtgtaaaaattttttttttttttttttttaacacatcagCCACATTATGTGACCTGTTGATAACAGCACGTGTAAACAACCTAACTTCTAGTGGTAATTTCAATTCCGACTGTGTGCCAACAGATGGTGCTGTAATGTAGCTATCTTGGGAAGACACAATTGTCTGAAATGAGGCCCCACATTACACATTGAGATCTGTAAGGCCTACTAGGAATGTTTCTAGATCATGGGACTAGTATCAAGCAAAttatgcaatgcaaaaaaaaaaaaaaaaaaaacatgcatacttTTATTGGGCCACTTTTGTCAGATTATGTTACTCCAACCCAACACTTTGCAGAAACACCACTTGTTCATGCAGAATACACACTTTTAAGGGTGTGCTCGATTAAATTATAGTAGGTGATTTTGTGCATGAGTATAAGcagcccctttttttttttcctccagcacTTTTGACTCGGGACGGACATAAGCTTAGTAAGCACCTGCGGGGCCAAACTTCAAAGTTACCTATGCGTGCAATCAAGGAAGGGAGGCAAGCAAACAGATTTCAGAATAGCAATTTTACCGGTTGACGTAAGAGGTGGGTCTGGTTGTCTTGGCAACCAATTGGCACTGAAGTGTGGAGCGGCTCCGGAGCCCCGCCCCCTGTACAAATACCCCTATGGCTCTGACGTCAATGCACGTCAACCAGAGAACATGATGCCTCTTGCAAGTCAACTCGTGTGCTCTCTAGCTGATAGAGGTACCTCAGGCTGAAATATTATAGCTCTATTGTATTGGAGAACGTGGCGTGACAGCCCCCAGGCTTAGCAAATGGCCTGCCTCGTATCGCCGCGCTGAAGGACAGTGTCGCCACACTAACATTCAAGCTGGCAGGGCGACACAGAAATCAACTTTGTCTATTTTTAATGGACACGTTTCGAGCGGCGGCGGGcggtttgttttcctttcc
This genomic window contains:
- the laynb gene encoding chondrolectin; translation: MDFMKLFGTVIAVLFHPGSVSKINGQRICRLGTERPCYKVSYIQDSRRRLTFEDARQACKLDGGELLSIETESEQRLVERFIQQLQPGDGDFWIGLRRSPQRFRAGSNSPGCPSQYYWLDGSKAKFRNWHWDEPSCGGEMCVVLYHQPSAPPDEEGHFLFQWNDDNCNSKNNYVCKYPEEKIPAVTEAVNTRRTVPSLRPNLLSTTETDEKIKIGLPESSVSFSDNTLYVSYILCATIPVLLLLLFVATGFFCYKQVTKRRKTDSESYRSGPGPWMSTAAPPCTTQGPYAFSDITKLHHTVLGSSVPAAIKAKHYVSSQDTQCDDYENVSCPERESGFVTNDIYETCRNQSRHCHSQTGWVENEIYG